The following are from one region of the Salvia hispanica cultivar TCC Black 2014 chromosome 1, UniMelb_Shisp_WGS_1.0, whole genome shotgun sequence genome:
- the LOC125210325 gene encoding protein ALP1-like, giving the protein MNPRREGQRAIEAQMARMLETAMPAIQEEINNEVERYQAAIQAWNEQHDRVPRTRMYIHRDREQAGLRLFMDYFSADPRWSDQMFRRRFRMRRNVFLRIVNAVVARDAYFMQTFDAVGRQSISTLQKCTSALRQLAYGTAADMFDEYLHVSEHTGRACLAKFCRAVIEAFKDTYLRKPTSDDVRRLVRMHEERHGFPGMLGSIDCMHWPWKNCPMAWRGAFTSGHKGSHPTIVLEAVADQRLWIWHAYFGVAGSNNDLNVLNGSPLFNDLCAGRAPTVEFTANHRRYTMGYYLADGIYPRWPVFVKTITCPTTDRRKLFAKKQEAARKDVERAFGVLQSRWAIVKGPARGWHRPLIADIMYACIIMHNMIVEDEGDNATDWSDDPLVSASSSYTVTDPIVQGVPPDVRNVMARSAAMRQEDQHTRLQADLIEEIWNRN; this is encoded by the coding sequence atgaATCCTCGGCGTGAAGGCCAACGAGCAATCGAAGCTCAAATGGCTCGAATGTTAGAGACGGCGATGCCCGCAATCCAAGAAGAAATCAACAACGAGGTGGAACGCTATCAAGCTGCTATCCAAGCGTGGAACGAGCAACACGACCGGGTACCGCGTACTCGGATGTATATCCACCGAGACCGTGAACAAGCTGGTTTGCGGCTTTTCATGGATTATTTCTCTGCAGATCCTCGATGGAGTGATCAGATGTTCCGTCGCCGGTTCCGGATGCGGAGGAATGTGTTCTTGCGCATTGTCAACGCAGTTGTGGCTCGTGACGCGTACTTTATGCAAACCTTCGATGCTGTCGGGCGGCAAAGTATATCGACTTTACAGAAATGCACATCCGCCCTCCGCCAACTCGCTTACGGAACAGCTGCAGATATGTTTGATGAGTACCTCCATGTGAGCGAGCATACTGGACGCGCTTGCCTAGCCAAATTCTGTCGGGCAGTGATCGAAGCATTCAAGGACACATACTTGAGAAAGCCAACGTCCGACGATGTTCGCAGATTGGTGCGAATGCACGAGGAGAGGCACGGCTTCCCGGGGATGCTGGGCAGCATCGACTGTATGCACTGGCCgtggaagaattgtccaaTGGCTTGGAGAGGAGCATTCACTAGCGGGCACAAGGGCTCGCATCCAACGATTGTGTTGGAGGCCGTTGCCGACCAACGgttgtggatctggcatgcctaCTTTGGAGTCGctgggtcgaacaacgacctcaatgTGTTGAACGGGTCTCCATTGTTCAACGACTTGTGTGCCGGGCGAGCGCCTACCGTAGAGTTCACGGCCAACCACCGTCGGTACACTATGGGGTACTATCTGGCAGACGGGATCTACCCTAGATGGCCCGTGTTCGTGAAGACCATCACATGTCCGACTACGGATAGGAGGAAGTTGTTTGCCAAAAAGCAAGAGGCGGCTCGGAAAGatgtggagcgcgcatttggagTTCTCCAATCACGTTGGGCTATAGTGAAGGGACCGGCCCGTGGTTGGCACCGTCCGCTAatcgccgacatcatgtatgcatgtatcataatgcataacatgatcgtTGAGGACGAGGGAGACAACGCCACTGACTGGAGCGACGATCCGCTCGTCAGCGCCAGCAGTAGCTACACTGTCACCGATCCGATCGTGCAAGGTGTTCCTCCCGACGTGCGCAATGTCATGGCCCGTTCAGCGGCAATGCGCCAAGAAGATCAACACACACGCCTCCAAGCGGAtctaattgaagaaatttggaaCCGCAATTGa
- the LOC125203940 gene encoding peroxisomal nicotinamide adenine dinucleotide carrier-like isoform X1, translated as MHHCSSGVSVDFHYLVSSLFHSPISAPLQIFGAMSDPEALIDGLVGAGGGFIAQLVTYPLQTVNTRQQIERDRNVRRKFGALEQMYHIVEQEGWERLYGGFAPSLVGIVTSEGVHNYFYQKFRNKAETTALAGCVSALLTNPISLVVTRMQTHTKKNQLNHTDLLSPEDVIPSEDEPPPFGINLAIQEVYGERGVLGFWRGALPTLIMVTKPSIQFMLYEPLLKELKKRKRLSSDKHNRDATSLEIFLLETLANLGATVMTYPLLVIKSRLQAKQTVEVERHRYKGTVDAIDKMIRYEGWYGFYKGLSTKIAQSVLAAALPFLLKEKLVQGVQWVLLKAGILFFKFIWSL; from the exons atgcatcatTGCAGTAGTGGAGTCTCTGTGGACTTCCACT ATCTGGTTTCCTCTCTCTTCCATTCCCCAATTTCAGCACCTCTCCAGATTTTTGGAGCTATGTCCGACCCCGAAGCTCTGATCGACGGCCTAGTCGGCGCCGGCGGTGGATTTATCGCTCAGCTCGTCACATATCCTCTCCAAACT GTAAATACTCGGCAACAAATAGAGAGGGATCGGAATGTGAGGAGGAAATTTGGGGCTTTGGAACAAATGTATCAT ATTGTAGAGCAGGAAGGGTGGGAGCGGCTCTATGGAGGATTCGCTCCGTCGCTCGTCGGCATTGTGACGTCTGAG GGTGTTCACAATTATTTCTATCAGAAATTCAGGAACAAGGCTGAGACCACTGCTCTGGCTGG GTGTGTAAGTGCGCTGTTGACGAATCCTATTTCGCTGGTCGTGACTCGCATGCAG ACTCACACAAAGAAAAACCAACTGAATCATACAGATTTGCTGTCTCCCGAGGATGTGATTCCTTCTGAAGACGAACCTCCTCCCTTTGGTATTAACCTTGCG ATTCAAGAAGTCTATGGTGAGAGGGGAGTCTTGGGATTTTGGAGAGGTGCTTTGCCTACACTTATCATG GTAACCAAACCTTCTATACAGTTTATGTTGTATGAGCCTCTCTTGAAGGAGCTGAAGAAGCGAAAGCGGCTTTCAAGCGATAAGCATAACCGTGACGCCACTAGCCTTGAG ATTTTTTTGCTGGAAACTTTGGCAAACCTTGGAGCTACAGTTATGACGTATCCTCTTCTTGTTATCAAG TCACGACTTCAAGCAAAGCAAACAGTTGAAGTCGAAAGACATCGATACAAAG GCACGGTGGATGCTATCGACAAGATGATACGCTACGAAGGTTGGTACGGTTTCTACAAAGGGCTGAGCACAAAAATCGCACAAAGCGTGCTTGCAGCTGCTCTTCCTTTCTTGCTCAAGGAAAAACTTGTCCAGGGCGTCCAATGGGTGCTATTAAAGGCTGGCATTCtctttttcaaattcatatgGTCTCTTTAA
- the LOC125203940 gene encoding peroxisomal nicotinamide adenine dinucleotide carrier-like isoform X4 — translation MHHCSSGVSVDFHYLVSSLFHSPISAPLQIFGAMSDPEALIDGLVGAGGGFIAQLVTYPLQTVNTRQQIERDRNVRRKFGALEQMYHIVEQEGWERLYGGFAPSLVGIVTSEGVHNYFYQKFRNKAETTALAGCVSALLTNPISLVVTRMQTHTKKNQLNHTDLLSPEDVIPSEDEPPPFGINLAIQEVYGERGVLGFWRGALPTLIMVTKPSIQFMLYEPLLKELKKRKRLSSDKHNRDATSLESRLQAKQTVEVERHRYKGTVDAIDKMIRYEGWYGFYKGLSTKIAQSVLAAALPFLLKEKLVQGVQWVLLKAGILFFKFIWSL, via the exons atgcatcatTGCAGTAGTGGAGTCTCTGTGGACTTCCACT ATCTGGTTTCCTCTCTCTTCCATTCCCCAATTTCAGCACCTCTCCAGATTTTTGGAGCTATGTCCGACCCCGAAGCTCTGATCGACGGCCTAGTCGGCGCCGGCGGTGGATTTATCGCTCAGCTCGTCACATATCCTCTCCAAACT GTAAATACTCGGCAACAAATAGAGAGGGATCGGAATGTGAGGAGGAAATTTGGGGCTTTGGAACAAATGTATCAT ATTGTAGAGCAGGAAGGGTGGGAGCGGCTCTATGGAGGATTCGCTCCGTCGCTCGTCGGCATTGTGACGTCTGAG GGTGTTCACAATTATTTCTATCAGAAATTCAGGAACAAGGCTGAGACCACTGCTCTGGCTGG GTGTGTAAGTGCGCTGTTGACGAATCCTATTTCGCTGGTCGTGACTCGCATGCAG ACTCACACAAAGAAAAACCAACTGAATCATACAGATTTGCTGTCTCCCGAGGATGTGATTCCTTCTGAAGACGAACCTCCTCCCTTTGGTATTAACCTTGCG ATTCAAGAAGTCTATGGTGAGAGGGGAGTCTTGGGATTTTGGAGAGGTGCTTTGCCTACACTTATCATG GTAACCAAACCTTCTATACAGTTTATGTTGTATGAGCCTCTCTTGAAGGAGCTGAAGAAGCGAAAGCGGCTTTCAAGCGATAAGCATAACCGTGACGCCACTAGCCTTGAG TCACGACTTCAAGCAAAGCAAACAGTTGAAGTCGAAAGACATCGATACAAAG GCACGGTGGATGCTATCGACAAGATGATACGCTACGAAGGTTGGTACGGTTTCTACAAAGGGCTGAGCACAAAAATCGCACAAAGCGTGCTTGCAGCTGCTCTTCCTTTCTTGCTCAAGGAAAAACTTGTCCAGGGCGTCCAATGGGTGCTATTAAAGGCTGGCATTCtctttttcaaattcatatgGTCTCTTTAA
- the LOC125203940 gene encoding peroxisomal nicotinamide adenine dinucleotide carrier-like isoform X3 translates to MHHCSSGVSVDFHSPLQIFGAMSDPEALIDGLVGAGGGFIAQLVTYPLQTVNTRQQIERDRNVRRKFGALEQMYHIVEQEGWERLYGGFAPSLVGIVTSEGVHNYFYQKFRNKAETTALAGCVSALLTNPISLVVTRMQTHTKKNQLNHTDLLSPEDVIPSEDEPPPFGINLAIQEVYGERGVLGFWRGALPTLIMVTKPSIQFMLYEPLLKELKKRKRLSSDKHNRDATSLEIFLLETLANLGATVMTYPLLVIKSRLQAKQTVEVERHRYKGTVDAIDKMIRYEGWYGFYKGLSTKIAQSVLAAALPFLLKEKLVQGVQWVLLKAGILFFKFIWSL, encoded by the exons atgcatcatTGCAGTAGTGGAGTCTCTGTGGACTTCCACT CACCTCTCCAGATTTTTGGAGCTATGTCCGACCCCGAAGCTCTGATCGACGGCCTAGTCGGCGCCGGCGGTGGATTTATCGCTCAGCTCGTCACATATCCTCTCCAAACT GTAAATACTCGGCAACAAATAGAGAGGGATCGGAATGTGAGGAGGAAATTTGGGGCTTTGGAACAAATGTATCAT ATTGTAGAGCAGGAAGGGTGGGAGCGGCTCTATGGAGGATTCGCTCCGTCGCTCGTCGGCATTGTGACGTCTGAG GGTGTTCACAATTATTTCTATCAGAAATTCAGGAACAAGGCTGAGACCACTGCTCTGGCTGG GTGTGTAAGTGCGCTGTTGACGAATCCTATTTCGCTGGTCGTGACTCGCATGCAG ACTCACACAAAGAAAAACCAACTGAATCATACAGATTTGCTGTCTCCCGAGGATGTGATTCCTTCTGAAGACGAACCTCCTCCCTTTGGTATTAACCTTGCG ATTCAAGAAGTCTATGGTGAGAGGGGAGTCTTGGGATTTTGGAGAGGTGCTTTGCCTACACTTATCATG GTAACCAAACCTTCTATACAGTTTATGTTGTATGAGCCTCTCTTGAAGGAGCTGAAGAAGCGAAAGCGGCTTTCAAGCGATAAGCATAACCGTGACGCCACTAGCCTTGAG ATTTTTTTGCTGGAAACTTTGGCAAACCTTGGAGCTACAGTTATGACGTATCCTCTTCTTGTTATCAAG TCACGACTTCAAGCAAAGCAAACAGTTGAAGTCGAAAGACATCGATACAAAG GCACGGTGGATGCTATCGACAAGATGATACGCTACGAAGGTTGGTACGGTTTCTACAAAGGGCTGAGCACAAAAATCGCACAAAGCGTGCTTGCAGCTGCTCTTCCTTTCTTGCTCAAGGAAAAACTTGTCCAGGGCGTCCAATGGGTGCTATTAAAGGCTGGCATTCtctttttcaaattcatatgGTCTCTTTAA
- the LOC125203940 gene encoding peroxisomal nicotinamide adenine dinucleotide carrier-like isoform X2 gives MHHCNLVSSLFHSPISAPLQIFGAMSDPEALIDGLVGAGGGFIAQLVTYPLQTVNTRQQIERDRNVRRKFGALEQMYHIVEQEGWERLYGGFAPSLVGIVTSEGVHNYFYQKFRNKAETTALAGCVSALLTNPISLVVTRMQTHTKKNQLNHTDLLSPEDVIPSEDEPPPFGINLAIQEVYGERGVLGFWRGALPTLIMVTKPSIQFMLYEPLLKELKKRKRLSSDKHNRDATSLEIFLLETLANLGATVMTYPLLVIKSRLQAKQTVEVERHRYKGTVDAIDKMIRYEGWYGFYKGLSTKIAQSVLAAALPFLLKEKLVQGVQWVLLKAGILFFKFIWSL, from the exons atgcatcatTGCA ATCTGGTTTCCTCTCTCTTCCATTCCCCAATTTCAGCACCTCTCCAGATTTTTGGAGCTATGTCCGACCCCGAAGCTCTGATCGACGGCCTAGTCGGCGCCGGCGGTGGATTTATCGCTCAGCTCGTCACATATCCTCTCCAAACT GTAAATACTCGGCAACAAATAGAGAGGGATCGGAATGTGAGGAGGAAATTTGGGGCTTTGGAACAAATGTATCAT ATTGTAGAGCAGGAAGGGTGGGAGCGGCTCTATGGAGGATTCGCTCCGTCGCTCGTCGGCATTGTGACGTCTGAG GGTGTTCACAATTATTTCTATCAGAAATTCAGGAACAAGGCTGAGACCACTGCTCTGGCTGG GTGTGTAAGTGCGCTGTTGACGAATCCTATTTCGCTGGTCGTGACTCGCATGCAG ACTCACACAAAGAAAAACCAACTGAATCATACAGATTTGCTGTCTCCCGAGGATGTGATTCCTTCTGAAGACGAACCTCCTCCCTTTGGTATTAACCTTGCG ATTCAAGAAGTCTATGGTGAGAGGGGAGTCTTGGGATTTTGGAGAGGTGCTTTGCCTACACTTATCATG GTAACCAAACCTTCTATACAGTTTATGTTGTATGAGCCTCTCTTGAAGGAGCTGAAGAAGCGAAAGCGGCTTTCAAGCGATAAGCATAACCGTGACGCCACTAGCCTTGAG ATTTTTTTGCTGGAAACTTTGGCAAACCTTGGAGCTACAGTTATGACGTATCCTCTTCTTGTTATCAAG TCACGACTTCAAGCAAAGCAAACAGTTGAAGTCGAAAGACATCGATACAAAG GCACGGTGGATGCTATCGACAAGATGATACGCTACGAAGGTTGGTACGGTTTCTACAAAGGGCTGAGCACAAAAATCGCACAAAGCGTGCTTGCAGCTGCTCTTCCTTTCTTGCTCAAGGAAAAACTTGTCCAGGGCGTCCAATGGGTGCTATTAAAGGCTGGCATTCtctttttcaaattcatatgGTCTCTTTAA
- the LOC125213269 gene encoding signal peptidase complex subunit 2-like — protein sequence MQEKKVENPANKTPKKANLLDHNSIKHLLDESVTEIVTSKGYPEDVRMSNIRLLIGAIIIVIAVFAQFYNKKFPENQNFLIGCIVLYVLFNGILQLIINLKQKNAILFTYPPPDSFNSTGLVVTSKMPRFSDMYTLTIASADPQSISAKPPVEFTKSVTKWFTKDGVLVEGLFWKDVEGLVNDYAKESKKSK from the exons ATGCAGGAGAAGAAAGTGGAAAATCCAGCCAACAAGACCCCTAAGAAGGCCAATCTACTCGATCACAATTCCATCAAACACCTCCTCGATGAATCCGTCACTGAG ATCGTGACGAGCAAAGGCTATCCCGAAGATGTGAGGATGAGTAACATTCGGTTGCTGATTGGGGCGATCATCATTGTTATTGCCGTCTTCGCCCAGTTTTACAACAAGAAGTTCCCCGAGAACCAGAACTTCCTCATCGGTTGCATCGTTTT GTATGTTTTGTTCAATGGGATATTGCAACTGATTATAAACCTGAAGCAAAAGAATGCAATTCTATTCACCTATCCTCCACCT GATTCTTTCAACTCTACCGGGTTAGTAGTAACTTCTAAGATGCCAAGATTCTCGGACATGTATACACTCACAATAGCCAGCGCAGACCCCCAGTCGATATCTGCAAAGCCACCAGTTGAATTCACCAAAAGCGTGACTAAGTG GTTCACCAAGGATGGAGTCTTGGTAGAGGGCCTTTTCTGGAAGGACGTCGAAGGTCTGGTAAATGATTATGCCAAAGAATCTAAAAAGAGCAAATAA